A single window of Vitreimonas flagellata DNA harbors:
- a CDS encoding UrcA family protein: protein MRGANLLLGGAIVAACFMPASDVDARDREARSVRVEYGDLNVEADAGAEVLLNRIERAAARACGANQGRRPLSERAATRACVQQAVDQAVSTIDAPRLTALHFGAASGGEAALGAGE, encoded by the coding sequence ATGCGTGGCGCGAATCTTCTATTGGGCGGTGCGATTGTCGCGGCGTGCTTTATGCCTGCTTCCGACGTGGATGCGCGTGATCGAGAGGCGCGCTCGGTGCGCGTTGAATATGGCGATCTCAATGTTGAAGCGGATGCTGGCGCTGAAGTGTTGCTCAACCGCATCGAGCGCGCTGCGGCGCGCGCGTGCGGGGCCAATCAAGGCCGGCGGCCGCTCTCCGAACGCGCGGCGACCCGTGCATGCGTCCAACAGGCGGTCGACCAGGCGGTGTCGACGATCGATGCGCCGCGTTTGACGGCGCTCCATTTTGGCGCCGCAAGCGGGGGCGAGGCGGCTTTGGGCGCTGGCGAATAG
- a CDS encoding AAA family ATPase: MNFRFYIGDGERREDVRIENTLITPEMQEAFQSPRSYVPSERAIAAVNVALSTRLPLLIGGEPGTGKTELGAAVAHEMGKVGPIKYIVKSTSQSSDLFYNYDAIQHFHASQTGASDPLPFITYHGLGLAILLALPLEARAPFLPSVASDDPLLSMLWRPERRQSVVIIDEIDKAPRDFPNDLLDELANLRFRVAPLNGRITPPIEDETLKPIVFLTTNSERQLPNAFLRRCAYLHMPVPDGAALQRILQSRFEAGVRTTSKLLETLVKFIETTREHVRLERKPSTAELLDYAQYLRANGAALDQPFWTARGAREGLSLLGKTPAELAEIEWLFDRAGA; this comes from the coding sequence ATGAATTTTCGATTCTATATCGGTGATGGCGAACGGCGCGAGGATGTTCGCATCGAAAACACGCTGATCACGCCTGAGATGCAGGAGGCGTTTCAGAGTCCGCGCTCTTACGTTCCCTCCGAACGCGCCATCGCTGCGGTCAACGTTGCACTTTCGACGCGCCTGCCACTCTTGATCGGCGGGGAGCCTGGCACGGGCAAGACCGAATTGGGCGCGGCAGTCGCGCACGAAATGGGCAAAGTCGGCCCCATCAAATATATCGTCAAATCCACCAGCCAATCGAGCGATCTCTTTTACAATTACGACGCCATCCAGCACTTTCACGCAAGCCAGACCGGCGCCTCCGATCCATTGCCGTTCATCACCTATCATGGCTTGGGGCTTGCCATCTTGCTGGCATTGCCGCTTGAGGCGCGCGCGCCGTTTCTGCCCTCGGTCGCCAGCGACGATCCCTTGTTGTCTATGCTCTGGCGCCCGGAGAGACGCCAATCGGTGGTCATCATTGACGAGATCGACAAGGCGCCGCGCGATTTCCCTAACGATCTGCTGGATGAATTGGCCAATCTTCGCTTCCGCGTGGCGCCCTTGAATGGGCGCATCACCCCGCCAATCGAGGACGAGACACTAAAGCCCATCGTCTTTCTCACCACCAATTCGGAACGCCAATTGCCCAACGCGTTTCTTCGTCGCTGCGCCTATCTCCACATGCCTGTACCCGACGGCGCGGCGCTGCAGCGCATTCTTCAATCGCGCTTCGAGGCCGGTGTCCGCACCACCAGCAAATTATTGGAGACGCTCGTCAAGTTCATTGAAACGACGCGCGAACACGTGCGGTTGGAGAGAAAACCCTCCACCGCTGAACTCCTAGATTATGCGCAATATCTTCGCGCAAATGGCGCAGCGCTCGATCAGCCCTTCTGGACGGCGCGGGGCGCGCGTGAGGGTCTGTCGCTGCTGGGCAAGACCCCTGCCGAACTCGCTGAGATTGAGTGGCTTTTTGATCGCGCGGGGGCGTAA
- a CDS encoding S9 family peptidase: MDRVIDAFVSIQDFGLVRASPDGAYVVVEVTRPRTSLARTGEAPWMTLSDLWLVDLASGETRQLTSGARTGDAAWEPIWSPDSRRIAYLTNAGDGAPRAAWMDVRTRRGGLLSERGVDIEVNFGSRSPFGAERRVWGAWMGDHRFMLAASAPGEVVALARTMAPDLLAAPRWAQRRAGQAAITVWDSASNSQCSANTSLLSLEVGARSRTRELFVGAVRAVSLAPDQTQAALVLATGALAPPAVSVLDPEMIYHNLDPRVHTRLDVLRLDGRATSAISTDVMEARFQSSDDAPRWSRDSSAIFAPTRPAMPEPRRSYCVDAIQSDGQRPEAWRIECARVQSRAHARLLAFSLSSAPPLSSEDLDARIDQTARVLRVGEMTLGDEASVFSLGGDLVGVVGANTIRLVELRTGQVIDEMAREALSVLVSGAPMSGARIAVLSAAGAPHLLRVMQGRLDLQAVDAPAASIAPAGIVAQGDAVIWTAEDAQGKSLFVSDGSGGNWRLLMRLERPFPADLALERRAIHYTAPDGSDAVAILLLPPNYDAQRAYPLILNPYPGQIFTDESIATQFDPISVYNVDAYALAHMGYVVARPSMPYFQGNHVDYEALSYFSGLIENFAEETVRRGLTEPGRIGLWGHSNGGYLGLGVAGRTHLIDAIVSSSPFPDVIQVAELPAPMFDVDACAPNRLYGASAAFAEDPDGPLWRMGGPTHAALDRFLRNSPLYHLGPQTPPVLIMQGQFDSRGTADSERVYTRLNRQNVPVQLARYWGEGHNFLIAESIRDRVHRAVDWYGVHLVNAPHDDRDSQ; encoded by the coding sequence TTGGATCGCGTCATTGACGCCTTTGTCTCCATCCAAGACTTTGGCCTCGTGCGCGCCTCCCCCGATGGCGCTTATGTCGTGGTTGAAGTCACGCGTCCGCGCACGTCGCTGGCCCGTACTGGCGAAGCGCCATGGATGACGCTCTCAGATCTTTGGCTGGTCGACCTGGCAAGTGGTGAGACACGTCAACTCACATCCGGCGCACGCACCGGCGACGCCGCCTGGGAACCAATCTGGTCGCCCGATTCCAGGAGGATTGCTTATCTCACCAATGCCGGCGACGGCGCGCCGCGCGCGGCTTGGATGGATGTCCGCACGCGCCGGGGCGGACTTCTTTCCGAGCGTGGCGTCGACATCGAGGTCAATTTCGGATCGCGATCCCCGTTTGGCGCCGAGCGGCGCGTCTGGGGCGCTTGGATGGGCGACCATCGCTTCATGTTGGCCGCGAGCGCGCCCGGCGAGGTGGTCGCGCTGGCGCGCACCATGGCGCCTGACCTCCTCGCCGCCCCGCGTTGGGCCCAAAGACGCGCCGGTCAGGCGGCGATCACTGTTTGGGACAGCGCCAGCAACAGCCAATGCAGCGCCAACACGAGCCTATTGTCGTTAGAGGTTGGCGCCCGTTCGCGCACGCGCGAATTGTTCGTCGGCGCGGTCCGCGCGGTAAGCCTCGCGCCGGATCAAACCCAAGCCGCTCTCGTGCTCGCCACCGGCGCGTTGGCGCCGCCGGCCGTGAGCGTGCTCGATCCAGAGATGATTTATCACAACCTCGATCCACGCGTGCACACAAGGCTTGACGTGTTGCGCCTTGATGGCCGCGCGACAAGCGCCATCTCCACCGACGTCATGGAGGCGCGCTTTCAGTCAAGCGATGACGCGCCGCGCTGGTCGCGTGATTCAAGCGCCATCTTCGCGCCAACGCGCCCAGCCATGCCGGAGCCAAGACGATCCTATTGCGTTGACGCGATCCAGTCCGATGGCCAGCGCCCCGAGGCGTGGCGTATTGAGTGCGCCCGCGTCCAATCGCGCGCTCATGCGCGCTTGCTGGCGTTCAGCTTGAGTTCGGCGCCGCCTCTATCATCGGAGGATTTGGATGCGCGTATTGACCAAACCGCGCGCGTCTTGCGCGTGGGCGAGATGACGCTGGGTGACGAAGCGTCCGTGTTTTCACTGGGCGGCGATCTCGTCGGCGTCGTCGGCGCCAACACGATCAGACTAGTTGAACTTCGCACCGGACAAGTGATCGATGAAATGGCGCGCGAGGCACTGAGCGTGCTCGTGTCCGGCGCGCCGATGTCGGGCGCACGCATCGCGGTGCTGAGCGCCGCGGGCGCGCCGCACCTATTGCGGGTCATGCAAGGGCGACTTGACCTGCAAGCGGTGGATGCGCCTGCGGCGTCGATCGCGCCCGCCGGCATTGTCGCGCAGGGCGATGCCGTGATTTGGACCGCGGAAGATGCGCAGGGCAAATCGCTTTTCGTTTCGGATGGCAGTGGAGGAAATTGGCGACTTTTGATGCGACTGGAGCGGCCCTTCCCGGCCGATCTCGCGCTCGAGCGCCGCGCCATCCATTACACGGCGCCAGACGGAAGTGATGCGGTGGCGATCCTCTTGTTGCCGCCGAATTATGATGCGCAGCGAGCCTATCCGTTGATCCTAAACCCCTATCCGGGACAGATTTTCACCGACGAAAGCATCGCCACGCAATTTGATCCCATCAGCGTCTATAATGTTGATGCTTATGCATTGGCGCACATGGGCTACGTCGTGGCGCGGCCGAGCATGCCCTACTTCCAGGGCAATCACGTCGATTATGAAGCCCTCTCTTATTTCAGCGGGCTCATTGAGAACTTCGCCGAAGAGACCGTCAGACGCGGTTTGACCGAGCCTGGGCGTATTGGGCTGTGGGGCCATTCGAACGGCGGCTATTTGGGACTCGGCGTGGCGGGTCGCACGCACCTCATCGACGCCATCGTGTCATCCTCTCCGTTTCCGGATGTTATTCAGGTCGCCGAATTGCCTGCGCCAATGTTCGACGTCGACGCTTGCGCGCCAAACAGGCTTTATGGCGCTTCGGCCGCCTTCGCGGAGGACCCCGACGGACCTCTGTGGCGTATGGGTGGGCCGACACATGCAGCGCTCGATCGCTTCCTGCGGAACTCGCCCCTTTATCACCTAGGACCACAGACACCGCCGGTTCTGATCATGCAGGGCCAGTTCGACAGCCGCGGCACAGCCGATTCCGAACGTGTGTACACGCGGCTCAATCGCCAGAACGTGCCCGTTCAATTGGCGCGCTATTGGGGTGAAGGCCACAATTTCCTCATCGCCGAGAGCATTCGCGATCGCGTCCATCGCGCCGTCGATTGGTATGGCGTCCATCTCGTCAACGCACCCCACGACGACCGAGACTCTCAATGA
- a CDS encoding helix-turn-helix transcriptional regulator → MSEIADHDLIEQIYLGASSAERFGPALSALTRRLGAGGGNVHVVDRRNLSTLLFLPVGERYTQPAIDNYFTHWRHLNPYRSAMRRSKGVFLCHEHMSESELARSAYVQDFYFAIGERWLAGLVSECDPRFDVSLVFNRGADQCAFDEKARALIEAFAPHVRRAASLLASHGEHRSAQSLMSTFACATRPVWLVACDCRVVWANTAAVELMRAASVIAAKDDRLGLADPSAQDGLVRQIKLATSRAPGAAACETIVCMDAQGRLDLEVYPASAPDPALRGARALALVLGQRRGIAPDATARLRERFGLTPAEASLAVEVAKGDALEDIADARQVAFETVRTQLRKIYCKTQTGRQAALSALVWRELGC, encoded by the coding sequence ATGTCTGAGATCGCAGATCACGATCTGATCGAACAAATCTATCTAGGAGCGAGCAGCGCAGAGCGCTTTGGTCCCGCCCTCAGCGCGCTAACCCGCCGCCTGGGCGCAGGCGGGGGCAACGTCCATGTCGTCGATCGGCGCAATCTTTCCACGCTTCTCTTCCTGCCGGTGGGTGAAAGATATACCCAACCCGCGATCGACAATTATTTCACGCACTGGCGACATCTCAATCCCTATCGCTCCGCAATGCGGCGCAGCAAGGGCGTATTCCTTTGCCACGAGCACATGAGCGAGAGCGAGCTTGCGCGCAGCGCCTACGTGCAGGATTTCTATTTCGCGATCGGCGAGCGTTGGCTGGCGGGGCTCGTTTCGGAATGCGATCCGCGCTTCGATGTTTCCCTCGTCTTCAATCGCGGGGCCGATCAGTGCGCATTCGATGAAAAAGCGCGCGCGCTGATTGAAGCCTTCGCACCGCACGTGCGCCGTGCGGCGTCATTGCTAGCGTCGCATGGGGAGCACCGAAGCGCGCAGAGCTTAATGTCCACGTTTGCGTGCGCGACGCGGCCCGTTTGGCTCGTTGCTTGTGATTGCCGGGTTGTTTGGGCGAACACCGCTGCGGTTGAGCTCATGCGAGCAGCGTCCGTCATCGCCGCAAAGGACGATCGCCTCGGCCTGGCTGACCCGAGCGCACAGGACGGCTTGGTGCGCCAAATCAAATTGGCGACGTCGAGGGCGCCGGGCGCCGCAGCTTGCGAGACAATCGTCTGCATGGATGCGCAAGGTCGTCTTGATTTGGAAGTGTACCCGGCCTCTGCGCCCGATCCCGCCTTGCGCGGCGCCCGCGCGCTCGCGCTCGTCCTTGGACAAAGGCGAGGCATCGCGCCCGATGCAACGGCCAGATTGCGCGAGCGCTTTGGGCTGACGCCAGCGGAGGCAAGTCTGGCGGTCGAGGTGGCCAAGGGCGACGCGTTGGAAGATATCGCCGATGCCCGCCAGGTCGCCTTTGAAACCGTGCGCACCCAATTGCGCAAGATCTATTGCAAGACGCAAACCGGCCGACAGGCCGCGTTGTCGGCCTTGGTCTGGCGCGAGCTTGGCTGCTAG
- a CDS encoding helix-turn-helix domain-containing protein produces MLAKPFEDVQLTDIEQLVFNRVAEGRDLEFKRELPGENDKGRKEFLADVTSFANAQGGDLIYGIAEANDDGIAGALLGIDVAEPEKQLRALDDRIRDGVEPRIPGVRLKWIALADGKYLLHARIPASVIAPHRVIVAGGAKFWSRKSNGKYEMDTQELRDAFSASDALPARLRTLHEEAVEAERRELIPRGLVEDPKALVSVIPMQFFRVHRDLDFTRENALMPVTPEGRVDFTYMMEGVLLSSLGGSISNWGSYALTHFRGRIDVAWSMGLVRNEGRRDEQRFIPYQRFKDGLMDAALSSIGRLRQNGIEGPWVVLTSVLGIRHHTLVVDNDHYSQPAWRDRAVLQEVVLAQDHTPSPKDLAPVLKSFRLLFGMPPLKDPEAYL; encoded by the coding sequence ATGCTCGCAAAACCATTCGAAGACGTCCAACTCACCGACATCGAGCAGCTGGTTTTCAACCGCGTCGCCGAGGGGCGCGATCTCGAATTTAAGCGTGAGCTGCCGGGCGAAAACGACAAAGGCAGGAAGGAATTCCTCGCTGACGTCACGTCGTTTGCAAATGCCCAAGGCGGCGATCTCATCTATGGCATTGCCGAGGCAAACGACGACGGGATCGCCGGCGCACTCCTTGGCATCGACGTGGCAGAGCCAGAGAAACAATTGCGGGCGCTCGACGACCGCATCAGGGACGGCGTCGAGCCGCGCATCCCGGGTGTCAGGCTCAAGTGGATTGCTCTGGCCGACGGGAAGTATCTGCTCCATGCGCGAATCCCTGCAAGCGTGATTGCGCCCCATCGCGTCATCGTGGCTGGCGGCGCCAAATTCTGGAGCCGCAAATCGAACGGCAAATACGAAATGGACACCCAAGAACTTCGAGATGCGTTTAGCGCCTCAGACGCGCTGCCCGCACGCCTGCGTACGCTTCATGAAGAGGCCGTAGAGGCCGAGCGGCGCGAACTCATTCCTCGTGGGCTCGTGGAGGATCCCAAAGCGTTGGTGTCCGTCATTCCGATGCAATTTTTCCGCGTTCATCGCGATCTCGACTTCACCCGTGAAAATGCACTGATGCCCGTGACGCCGGAAGGCCGAGTGGACTTCACCTACATGATGGAGGGAGTGCTGCTCAGCTCGTTGGGTGGATCGATAAGCAATTGGGGGTCCTACGCGCTGACGCACTTCCGGGGGCGTATCGATGTCGCCTGGTCGATGGGCCTTGTCCGCAATGAAGGCCGCCGCGACGAGCAGCGTTTTATTCCCTACCAGCGCTTCAAGGATGGGCTCATGGATGCGGCGCTCTCTTCGATTGGGCGGCTACGCCAGAACGGCATTGAGGGACCGTGGGTGGTGCTGACAAGTGTATTGGGCATTCGCCACCACACGCTGGTGGTCGACAACGATCATTATTCGCAACCAGCTTGGCGTGACCGCGCCGTACTTCAGGAAGTCGTACTTGCTCAAGACCACACGCCCAGCCCCAAAGATCTAGCGCCCGTACTCAAGAGCTTTCGTCTGTTGTTTGGGATGCCGCCGCTCAAGGACCCTGAAGCCTATTTGTGA
- a CDS encoding T6SS phospholipase effector Tle1-like catalytic domain-containing protein yields the protein MPSASQIEHLFILLRQNGMEASIATRVRIMTVWSSHALSEHVLTIDEAVHLLTPLIGKDERSHSIAEQCVRTWWASAAAKATSAPDVAATAMQMSQDWADYVDEVSWFEKWRSRFQRVTPLILVSLVAAAGLFATLDNYQTLRRLLALSNWTLTPIAAISLGLALAALPQVRSLFTRALAMLRQLAQPMRAKPFDVGVARAEPAPTGLIDQADLNAWSAWSSEITPRLDAVATALRTAQSGGHFTPRYQTKRHAPAYLVVAERLSSTDHFPERIRRWFDALRQRGVSVDFLEGDPSNATSVQRIARDITRLAQDSTRLLIAGSEEAFIHPASRALTHFGAMIAAARPQAIFLANPAPPPRRRQVLRQALHAESAPATPQGLARYWRSGDLSGSRSDRFLHDERWMSAQPPSAKDWTSLYGALVRHLQYSGFRWLCAIAIYPVTDPALTRRLGRHIHQGDRRAFERDFARLSELPWLRHGYMPEWLRSNLVALLPPDEKAMRARQLRAALTGAGRDDALQTTRVAVPSDGGGRIDQIVAVLLRDHPKQRNDFAISDDLADAIVDQAPSETAFSTPSRRPNRQAVEPYERSSGASHRRHVIYFDQESELNSSSMSNIAILAHSVASTASSDTASIEQFCAYQSSQARSTVRGAICNAYADLAFQYDVGDEIFIFGAGRGAYCANELARMINACGILSRRHLSKLSDAYALYQAAAKAQSEDMTRTLAQFRLLYGKTPRNADGTRRSSSAIPKIQYLGLFDATLPNSFTARRRGFVLPDNVLAARHAVAIDETRVIYPPALWSDLERANEARGAKAKDGRAPLQQRWFVGAHEDVAGGVGSPLSSMALAWIADGATEAGLQFDRSSEERSPLLEVLDQAGRQGVHGPITRRSLPAMLAPEQWSLRPRMIWSEPTPPQMSDAQYLLHPSVLERTARSKRVSPALRPFRSVLRRKDP from the coding sequence GTGCCCTCCGCTTCGCAGATCGAGCACCTTTTCATTCTGCTTCGCCAGAACGGCATGGAGGCGTCGATCGCGACGCGTGTTCGGATCATGACGGTGTGGTCGAGCCACGCGCTCTCCGAGCACGTGCTCACGATCGATGAGGCAGTCCATTTATTGACGCCGCTCATTGGCAAGGACGAGCGAAGTCATTCGATCGCGGAGCAATGTGTCAGGACTTGGTGGGCGAGCGCCGCCGCCAAGGCCACATCAGCACCCGACGTCGCGGCGACAGCCATGCAGATGTCTCAAGACTGGGCCGACTATGTGGATGAGGTTTCTTGGTTTGAGAAGTGGCGCTCCCGGTTTCAACGTGTCACGCCCCTTATCCTGGTGTCGTTGGTTGCGGCCGCAGGGCTCTTCGCCACGCTCGACAATTACCAAACACTCCGGCGCTTGCTGGCTCTCAGCAACTGGACACTCACCCCTATAGCCGCGATCTCGCTCGGGCTCGCTCTTGCCGCCCTTCCTCAAGTGCGTTCATTGTTCACGCGCGCGCTCGCCATGTTACGACAACTCGCGCAGCCGATGCGCGCTAAGCCCTTTGATGTCGGGGTGGCGCGTGCAGAGCCCGCGCCGACGGGATTAATCGATCAGGCCGACCTCAATGCTTGGTCGGCGTGGTCTTCTGAAATTACACCGAGATTGGACGCTGTCGCCACAGCCCTGCGTACGGCTCAATCGGGCGGCCATTTCACGCCGCGCTACCAGACCAAGCGACATGCGCCAGCTTATTTGGTCGTGGCTGAGAGATTGAGTTCCACCGATCATTTTCCAGAACGGATCCGGCGTTGGTTTGACGCGTTGCGGCAACGGGGCGTCAGTGTTGATTTCTTGGAGGGAGATCCGAGCAACGCCACATCCGTGCAACGCATCGCCCGTGACATCACGCGGCTCGCACAAGATTCAACACGTCTCTTGATCGCGGGCAGCGAGGAGGCGTTCATCCATCCAGCATCGCGGGCGCTCACGCACTTTGGCGCCATGATCGCTGCAGCGCGACCACAAGCGATCTTCTTGGCCAACCCAGCGCCGCCGCCAAGACGTAGGCAGGTCCTGCGCCAGGCTCTACATGCCGAGAGCGCACCCGCTACTCCGCAAGGTCTTGCCCGTTATTGGCGGAGCGGCGATCTCAGCGGATCACGGTCTGATAGATTTCTACACGACGAACGTTGGATGTCGGCCCAGCCGCCGAGCGCCAAGGACTGGACAAGCCTTTATGGCGCATTGGTGCGTCACCTCCAATATAGCGGATTTCGCTGGCTTTGCGCGATCGCCATTTACCCAGTGACCGACCCTGCGCTCACGCGACGACTTGGTCGTCATATTCACCAAGGGGACCGGCGCGCCTTCGAGCGTGATTTCGCGCGCCTCAGCGAACTGCCATGGCTGCGCCACGGCTACATGCCGGAATGGCTGCGATCCAATCTGGTTGCCCTCCTACCCCCAGATGAAAAGGCTATGCGCGCGCGCCAGCTCCGCGCAGCGCTCACGGGCGCTGGGCGTGACGACGCCCTCCAAACCACCCGCGTGGCCGTGCCATCGGACGGCGGGGGCCGGATCGATCAGATCGTCGCGGTGCTGCTTCGCGACCATCCCAAGCAGCGCAATGATTTTGCGATCAGCGACGACCTTGCTGACGCGATCGTTGACCAAGCGCCGAGCGAGACTGCCTTCTCGACGCCGTCTCGCCGCCCAAACCGCCAGGCCGTTGAGCCATACGAACGCTCTTCGGGCGCCTCGCATCGCCGGCACGTCATCTATTTTGATCAAGAGAGCGAACTCAATTCCTCTTCTATGTCGAACATCGCGATCCTCGCCCACAGCGTGGCGTCCACCGCGTCGAGCGACACTGCGAGTATTGAGCAATTCTGCGCCTACCAATCATCGCAAGCTCGATCGACTGTGCGCGGCGCCATTTGCAATGCGTATGCGGACTTGGCGTTTCAGTATGATGTTGGCGACGAAATCTTTATCTTTGGCGCAGGCCGAGGCGCCTATTGCGCCAACGAACTCGCCCGGATGATCAATGCGTGCGGCATCCTTAGTCGACGGCATCTTTCAAAACTGAGCGACGCCTATGCGCTCTACCAAGCCGCGGCCAAGGCGCAATCTGAGGACATGACACGCACCTTGGCGCAGTTTCGCTTGCTCTACGGCAAGACGCCGCGCAACGCCGATGGCACCAGGCGCTCCAGCTCCGCCATTCCAAAGATTCAATATTTGGGTCTGTTCGATGCAACATTGCCGAACTCATTCACCGCGCGTCGCCGGGGCTTCGTCCTCCCAGACAATGTTTTGGCCGCTCGGCACGCGGTGGCGATCGACGAGACGCGTGTGATCTATCCCCCAGCGCTTTGGTCAGACTTGGAGCGCGCGAACGAAGCGCGGGGTGCAAAAGCCAAGGATGGGCGCGCGCCGCTGCAGCAGAGATGGTTCGTGGGCGCGCATGAGGATGTCGCGGGCGGGGTAGGTTCTCCCCTCTCGAGTATGGCTTTGGCTTGGATCGCCGACGGCGCCACTGAAGCCGGCTTGCAATTTGATCGTTCAAGCGAAGAACGCTCGCCTCTGCTAGAAGTCTTGGACCAAGCGGGACGACAGGGCGTTCACGGCCCCATAACGCGCCGCTCTCTTCCCGCCATGTTGGCGCCCGAGCAATGGAGCCTGCGTCCGCGCATGATCTGGAGCGAGCCTACGCCGCCGCAGATGTCGGACGCACAATACCTGCTTCACCCAAGTGTGCTTGAACGCACGGCTCGGTCCAAGCGCGTGTCGCCCGCGCTAAGGCCATTCCGGAGCGTGCTGCGGCGCAAAGATCCGTGA
- a CDS encoding AbrB/MazE/SpoVT family DNA-binding domain-containing protein: MRAKIRSRARVTLPHDVRDVLQVTEGDYLRFIQTEDGAFIMRAEKSALLGLRLQTKPTLDRD; encoded by the coding sequence ATGAGAGCGAAGATTAGATCTCGCGCGCGCGTGACACTGCCGCACGACGTGCGCGATGTGCTTCAGGTCACGGAAGGCGATTATCTCCGCTTCATCCAAACCGAAGACGGCGCCTTTATCATGCGAGCCGAGAAGAGCGCCCTGCTTGGCTTGAGACTGCAGACAAAGCCGACATTGGATCGGGACTAG